The genomic interval GCTGGCTGAAGACCCGCTCCACCGCGACACTCTGCGGCTGGTGCTCGGCGACCAGCCGGGTCAGCTCGGTGTCCAGGTGCAGCAGCCGCAGCGGCAGCTCGTCACCCGGGTCGGTGTAGACGACGTAGTAGGCCACCAGGGTGCACGGCCGGCCGGGCACCCCCTCGACCACGCCGACCCCGCACCGGGTCAACCCCGGGTCGACGCCCAGCACCCGCACGCCGCCCCCTCCCCGTGCCGCAGCACGTACGTGTGTTCGACACCCTACTGGCCTGCGCCGGAGCCGGAAACGCCGACACGCCCGTACCCGATCATCAGAGCCGGGCCGGCGGGCCCGCCGAAGGTCGCCACATAGGCCGGTGCCGGAGTATGTGGCCGACGCCCATGTGCCGCCGCCCGGTTGGCTCGTAGCTTTTTCGGCCATGACGGTAGAACCCGGTCGGGACGACCAGGCCGCGCGACGGCGGCGCCAGCAGGTCGGATCCCCGGCCTCGGCCGACGACCCGCCCCGGGCCGGCCGGGCCGCCCCGCCGGTCGTCCGGCTCGACCTGTCCGGGCGGACCGCCCTGGTCACCGGCGGTGCCAGCGGGATCGGGCGGGCCTGCGCGGCACGGCTGGCCGAGGCCGGCGCGACCGTCACCGTGCTGGACCGGGACGCCGACCGGGCCGAGGCGGTCGCCGCCGAGATCGGCGGTCGGGCGCTCGGGCTGGACCTCGCCGATCCGCACGCCACCGACCGGATCGACCCCGAGCTGGACATCGTGGTCAACAATGCCGGGCTGCAACACGTGGCGCCGCTGCACGAGTTTCCGCCGGACCGCTTCGACCACCTGCACCGGGTGATGGTGACCGCCCCGTTCCTGATCGTCCGGCGGGCGCTGCCGCACATGTACGCCGGCAACTGGGGCCGCATCGTCAACATCTCCTCGGTACACGGGCTGCGCGCCTCGGCGTTCAAGTCGGCGTACGTCTCGGCCAAGCACGCCCTGGAGGGGCTGTCGAAGGTGGTCGCCCTGGAGGGGGCGGCGCACGGGGTGACGGCCAACTGCGTGAATCCGGCGTACGTGCGCACGCCGCTGGTCGAGGGACAGATCACCGCGCAGGCGAACGCACACGGCATCGCCGAGACCGAGGTGATCGAGCAGATCATGCTGGCCCGGGCGGCGATCAAACGACTGATCGAGCCGGAGGAGGTCGCCGAACTCGTCGCCTACCTCTGCACCCCGGCCGCCTCCTTCCTCACCGGCGCCTCGATCCCCCTCGACGGGGGCTGGACGGCGAACTGAGTGGGCGCCTCCCGCAGAATGGACCCCGTGTCCACGCCGATCGAGTTCCTGGAGCTGCTGGCCCGGGAGGCCGCTCCGGTCGAGTTCGAGGGGCCGCTGGTGGCTGCCCGGGCGGCCGGGGTACCAGCCGACCGGCTCGCCGAGCTGGAGGCGGCCAAGGTGGTGGCGCTGCGGGTACGCGCCCTGCTGGAACGGCGGCGGCGCCGCGAGGCGGAACTCTCCGGCCTGTACGACACCGCCAGCGACCTCGCCGGGCTGCGCGACTCCGACGACGTACTGCGGGCGATCGTGCACCGGGCCCGGCACCTGCTCGGCACCGACGTGGCGTACATGACGCTGGTCGACGACGACCTGGGCGACACGTACATGCGGGTCACCGACGGTTCGATCTCGGCCCGGTTCCAGGGACTGCGGCTGCCGATGGGGGCCGGACTCGGCGGCCTGGTGGCGCAGACCGGCAGCCCGTACGCGACCGCGAACTATCCGGAGGACGCGAGGTTCCACCACACCGGCGAGATCGACGCCGGGGTCGGCGAGGAGGGGCTGGTCGCCATCCTCGGGGTGCCGCTGCGGCTCGGCTCCCGGGTGATCGGGGTCCTCTACGCCGCCAACCGGTCGGCCCGGCCGTTCGCCCGGGAGGAGGTGTCGCTGCTGCTCTCGCTGGCCGCGCACGCGGCGGTCGCGATCGACACGGCGCGGCTGCTCGCCGAGACCCGGGCCGCGCTGGCGGAACTCTCGGCGGCCAACTCGACGATCCAGGCGCACAGCGCGTCGGTGGAGCGGGCCGCCGCCGCGCACGACCGGATGACCTCGCTGGTGCTGCGCGGCGGCGGGGTGGAGGACGTGGCGGCGGCGGTGACCGAGGTGCTCGGCGGTGCGCTGCTGGCGCTCGACGCCGAGGGGCGGACACTGGCCCGGGTCGGCGAGATCGACGAGCCGGAGCGGGCGGCGCTGGACGAGGCGGTGGTGGCGTCGCGTACCGAGGGGCGCAGCGTGCGCCGGGGCGACCTCTGGTACGCCGCCGTGGTCGCCGGTACCGAGAACCTCGGCGCCCTGGTCTCCCGCCCCGAGGAAGAGCTGGTCGACGCCGACCAGCGGATCCTGG from Plantactinospora sp. BC1 carries:
- a CDS encoding 3-hydroxybutyrate dehydrogenase, which codes for MTVEPGRDDQAARRRRQQVGSPASADDPPRAGRAAPPVVRLDLSGRTALVTGGASGIGRACAARLAEAGATVTVLDRDADRAEAVAAEIGGRALGLDLADPHATDRIDPELDIVVNNAGLQHVAPLHEFPPDRFDHLHRVMVTAPFLIVRRALPHMYAGNWGRIVNISSVHGLRASAFKSAYVSAKHALEGLSKVVALEGAAHGVTANCVNPAYVRTPLVEGQITAQANAHGIAETEVIEQIMLARAAIKRLIEPEEVAELVAYLCTPAASFLTGASIPLDGGWTAN
- a CDS encoding helix-turn-helix domain-containing protein — translated: MDPVSTPIEFLELLAREAAPVEFEGPLVAARAAGVPADRLAELEAAKVVALRVRALLERRRRREAELSGLYDTASDLAGLRDSDDVLRAIVHRARHLLGTDVAYMTLVDDDLGDTYMRVTDGSISARFQGLRLPMGAGLGGLVAQTGSPYATANYPEDARFHHTGEIDAGVGEEGLVAILGVPLRLGSRVIGVLYAANRSARPFAREEVSLLLSLAAHAAVAIDTARLLAETRAALAELSAANSTIQAHSASVERAAAAHDRMTSLVLRGGGVEDVAAAVTEVLGGALLALDAEGRTLARVGEIDEPERAALDEAVVASRTEGRSVRRGDLWYAAVVAGTENLGALVSRPEEELVDADQRILERAALVTALLLLFRQSVAEAEGRVRGELLDDLIARPVLDAAALRGRARRLGVDLDAPHVLVAVGDDAMVGSTSVRQRVTSWASTYASAQGGLAAARDGRAVLMLPGGDAGSAARTVVRDLSRALGRPVTAGAGGPATGPASLAGAAREADRCLTALRALGRAGEGASSAELGFVGLLLGAVGSGGDREVARFLVDTVGPVVDYDARRGTALVKTLEAYFGVGGSLARAAELLHVHVNTVTQRLDRVGQLLGPQWQKPERALEVQLALRLHRLRAAAGQSGAGVGGTELP